CTGGCGCTGGTCGGCGACGCCGCGCATCTAATTCATCCGATCGCGGGCCAGGGTCTCAACATGGGCCTGAAGGATGTCGCGGCGCTGGCCGAAGTGGTCGTCGACGCCGCGAGGCTCGGCATGGACCCGGGACAAGCCGACGTGCTCGACCGCTACCAGCGCTGGCGGCGGTTCGACACCGTGGCGATGGGGCTCGCCACCAATTCTCTGAATTTCCTGTTCTCGAACGAATCGACGCTGCTGCGCACGGTGCGCGATATCGGGCTTGGCCTGGTCGACCGCGCGCCGCCGCTGAAGAGCCTGTTCATCCGCCAGGCCGCTGGATTGTCAGGCGAGGTGCCGCGCCTGTTGAAGGGCGAGGCGTTGTAGCGAGCGAATGGCGAATAGGGAGTAGCGAATGGAAGTTTCTCTACCTCGCCATTCGCCACTCCCTATTCGCCTGGTTCCTCACTCGATCTTCCTTGCCTCTTCCGGCAGCATGATCGGGATGCCGTCGCGGATCGGATAAGCGAGCTTTGCCGAACGCGAGATCAGCTCCTGCTTCGCCGCGTCGAACTCCAGCGGACCCTTGGTCAGCGGGCAGACCAGGATCTCCAGCAATTTGGGATCGACGGTGGATTCAAGGCGTTCGGACGGGGTTGTCATGAATTGGTCTCCGGCTTGGTCTTTCCGATCCCTTAGCATATTGGCCCGAAACGGGTAGCCGCACCGCGCTATCGCAAGGCGAAGCGGACCAGTTCGTCGAGCACCGCCGACTGTCCTGCCGGCGGCAGCGGCTGATCCGACAGCGCGAAACCCAAAAACGCCCAATAGAGAATTTGCGCACGGGCGCGGGCGGTCTCGTCGGTCAGCCCGGACCTTTTGAGCAGGCTTTCCACATAATCCAGCCGGCGGCGATCGATGGCCTGCACCGCCGCGCGGGCCTTGGGGTCGATCGCGGCCCAGCTGCGGATCGCCTTCTCCCGTGCCGGCTTGTTGCTGAATGTCCGGCGGAGCAGCAAGGCCAGGGGGTCGTCGTCCCCGGCCGAAGCCTCCAGGCTGGCAATGATCTGCTCGGCGGAGACTTCGCGCCAATATTTGAGGATAGCGGCGTGGTAGGCGGCGATATCGGCGAAGTGCCAGTAGAAGCTGCCGCGCGAAACCCCCATGGCCTTCGCCAGCGGCTCGGCCTTAAGCGCCGTGAAGCCGCTCTTGGCCAGCGTTTTCAGACCCTGATCGAGCCAGTCTTTTGCCGAAAGTTGATCGGTCATGTCCCCGTCCTGCGACATCTCACCATACACCAGTGTATTGACAGGCACCAGCGCGCCCGGCATACCCTCCATACAGTTATGTATGGAAGGATGATCCGATGCGCGACCTCTTGCTGCAATGTTCCGGCGTGGCCGCGATCGCGGTGGCGCTGATCCACGGGGTGCTGGGCGAGAGGAAGATCTTTGCCAACGCAAGCAACATTACGATTGAACCCAGAGGGCTGCGAACGCTGCTTCGGCTGGTCTGGCAGGCCGGCACGGTGGCATGGATCGGTGGCGGCGTATTGCTGTTGGCGGCGCCCTGGATGGCGTCGGAGCCGGCGCGGCACTGGATCGTCATAACCATGGCAGCGGTGTTTGGCTTTGGCGCGGTGGCCAATGCGTGGGCCAAGCGCGGCCGCCATTTCGGCTGGGTGGCGCTGAGCGCGGTGGTCGCGCTGGCAGTCGCGGGGTACTGAATTTCCATGCTGTCATTCCGGAGCGCGCGAAGCGCGAACCTCAGATGCGCAATTGCACATCGGGGAATCTCGTCCCGATAATTTCTGGATTCCGGGTCCACGCAAAGACGCGTGTCCCGGAATGACGAAGCTATAGCGCTACTGCAGCCCGGTATCGCCGCTGGTGCGCTTCTTGGCGAGGTCCATTTCGGTGACCGCGATCAGGATCTCGGCGCGGGTCTTGAGATCGGGCGCTTCCAGCATTGCCTGCTTCTCCGGCGGACCATAGGGCGACATCATCGCCAGCGCGTTGACCAGCGCCTCGTTGGGCGCGCTTTCGACGCCTTCCCAGTCGACCTTGAGATTGTTGGCCTTGAGAAAATCGGTCAGCACCGCGAGCAAGGCCTCGCGGTCGACGGCTTCCTCGCCCTTGCGGGCGGTGAAATCGTCGATGTAGGGGAAATAATCCACCTTGCATTGCCGGTACGGCGTCAGAACCGTCATTTCCTCGATCACCTTGAAACGCGCGATGCCGGTGAGTTCGAGGATGTAACGGCCGTCGCCGGATTCGGCGAGCTGGGTGATGCGTCCGACGCAGCCGACCCGAAACAGCACCGGCTTCGCTTCGCTATAGGTGTGGGATGCATCCGGCTGGATCATCCCGATCAGCCGGTGGCCGTCGCGCAGCGCATCGTCCACCATCGCCAGATAGCGCGGCTCGAAGATGTTGAGCGGCATCTGGCCGCGCGGCAGCAGGAGCGCGCCGGGCAGCGGAAACACCGGAATTACCTCGGGAAGGTCGCCGGGCCCGCGATATTCGGCATTGATCGGCATTTGCGGTCCCGGTGCTAAGGCATGAGATTGTTATGAAAAAAGCACAGTCGACAGCCGCTTGCGCCCTTCGACAGTGGCTTCATCGGTGGGACCCCACGCCTCGAAGAACTGTACCAGTTGCTTGCGCGCGCCGTCCTCGTTCCACTTGCGGTCGCGCTTGACGATTTCGAGCAGCTGGCCGGTGGCCTCGGCACGCTGGCCCGAGGCGTTGAGCGCGGTCGCCAGATCGAATCGCGCCTGATGATCGAGCGGGTTTGCGGCGACTTTCTGTTCGAGCTCGGTTACCGGGCCGACCGCCTTGGCCTGCTCGGCGAGATCGATCGACGCCTGCACCGCCTTGACCGCCGCTTCGTTGCGCTTCGATTCCGGCACCATGGCGATGGTCTGCCTGGCCTGCTCGATGGCTCCGGTCGTGACGTAGCATTTCGCAAGCCCCGCCAGGGCTGCGATATTGGTGGCGTCCGCCGCCAGCACCTCGGCATAGATCTGCGCCGCGGTGGCCGCATCGCCTTCGGCGAGGACGGCCTCGGCCTCTTTGAGGATTTCAGCGATATTGGGCTCGCCGGCGCCCGGCATGCCCTTGGTCAGCTTGTCGATGAAGGCGGTGACCTGGCTTTCCGGGACCGCGCCCATGAAACCGTCGGCGGGCTGGCCGTTGACGAAGGCGATCACCGCCGGGATCGACTGAATCCCCATCTGGCCGGGGATCGCCGGATGTTCGTCGATGTTCATCTTGACCAGCTTGACCTTGCCCTTGGCGGCGCGGACCGCTTTCTCGATGATCGGGGTGAGCTGGCGGCAGGGGCCGCACCACGGGGCCCAGAAATCGATCAGCACCGGCTGGCGCTTCGATTCCTCGATGACGTCCTTCACGAAGGTCTGGGTGGTGGTCTCCTTGATCAGATCGGGCGCCGCCTGCGGCGCCGGTCCGCTGCCCTGCTCTATTATTGTCACGGGATCCTCGTCTGATGTCTTTTTCGAATTGGGGGGCGTTCTAGCACGGTCTGCGCCCTAATTGGCCCCTGAACGGCCGATTTGCAATCGGCGGAACCCGGACCTCGGGCTTTTCGGCTGAAATGCCGCAAATCGGCGTCGATCGGACGTGATCCGGCCGATTCCGGGCCTCGTGTGGACTGTTGCATTCGGGGGCCGCATTTGGCATAGGTCTGCGCGTTGCCGGCGAGCGATCGCCGCCAATCTCTCGGATGCGGGTGTAGCTCAGTGGTAGAGCACGACCTTGCCAAGGTCGGGGTCGAGGGTTCGAATCCCTTCGCCCGCTCCAGATTTTCCATGTCCGGCCCGGACACATAGGTAACGCCACGTACCTAAGACATGGGTGACAACCTCGTGCCGAACGAGGTTGTCGAGGTTTGCAGCCTTCCGCTCCAAGTGTCCCAGATCGTCGCGCATGAAGCGGACGAGCCAAATGCCATCGTTGACCTCCTTGAGGCCGAGTTTCCGGTTGAGACGTTGATTCTCTTGCAAGGCAGGCAAAGCCGGCCATGGGCGGCAGCGAGAACCTCGGCGATGATGCCCGCCGATTGAACGCCACCCATCAGCATGTCTCGCAACGCGATGGTATATGCCGCAATGCAGCGCGACCCGGCGCCGGCTCCCTCGACCCAACAAAATTTCCTCTCAATTTGTTTTCGTCTGACTGAGTAGCGCAACGCGCGCTTCTCACCCGCGGAGGATGTGCTAACATTTTCCGCGTCTGATCCATCTCACCAGACCAAAGTTCGTTTCTCGGACGCCAAAATAAATAACATACGCGGCCGCACCGGCTGCATAGGGAGTGACGCGATGAAATCGGCTTTCAATCGATCCATTCTTGCGCTCGCAGCTATCGCCATTGTCGCGGGGGCCGGTCCGGCCAGCGCGCAGCAAAAACCGCTGAAGAAATACGAATCCGGCACCAAGGAATTCTGGACCCATCCGCCGGATGACTGGTTCCTCGGTGATGAGAACGAAGCCCAGAGGGGCCTCGCGCCGCCCTCGGGCCCGCCGACCGGCGCATCGGAAGCCGAACTCGCGGCGATGATGAAGAAGATCAAGCTGCCGGCGGGCTTCAAGATCGAAGTCTACGCATCCGGCGTGCTGGCCGCGCGGCAGATGGCCTGGGGCGACAAGGGCACGATGTTCGTCGGCTCCTTCGGCCTCGGCAACGTCTACGCGATCACCGAAAGCGGCGGCAAGAAGACGGTCAAGACGGTCGTCAAGGGACTGCGGATGCCGACCGGTCTGGCGTTCCGCGACGGCGCGCTCTACGTCATCGATGTCGACAAGCTGATCAGATACGACAATGCCGAAGCCAACCTCGACAATCTCGGCGCCGGCAAGGTGGTCTATGACGACATGCCGCCCTATATGGCGCACGGCTGGAAATATATCGCCGTCGACAAGGACGGCTGGTTCTATCTGCCGTTCGGTCCTCCCTTCAACATCGGGCTCCCGCCGACCAGCGTCTCGCAGATCCGCCGGGTCGATCCCAAGACCGGCAACGCCGAACTGGTGGCGCTCGGCGTCCGCAACAGCGTCGGCGGCGACGTCGATCCGCGCAGCGGCAAATACTGGTTCACCGAGAACGCCCGCGACTGGTTGAGCGACGACACCCCGAGCGACAAGCTCAACATGATCTCGAAGATGGGCGAGCACTTCGGCTATCCCTATTGCCACCAGGGCGACCTGCCCGATCCGAAGTTCGCGATGGGCCACAAATGTTCGGAATTCACCCCGCCGGTACTCAAACTCGGCGCGCATGTGGCTCCGCTCGGCATGAAGTTCTATACCGGCGACCAGTTCCCCGCCGAGTACAAGAACAATATCTTCATCGCCGAGCACGGCTCCTGGAACCGGCATAAATATCAGGGTGCCCGGATCAAGCGCGTGATCGTCGGTGCCGACGGCAAGAACGCCAAGCAGGAGATCTTCGCTTCGGGCTGGCTCGAAGGCGACCAGGGCTATCTCGGCCGGCCGGCCGATATCGTTCTGGGCAAGGATGGTTCGATGTTCGTCGCCGACGACTGGGCCGGCGCGATCTATCGCATCAGCTACAGCAAGAAGTAGATCTGAACAGACAGAGGCTGCGGCCGCTCGGGAACGGGTGGCCGCAGCTTCTCTCGTTTGATTTTGGCAAGAGCGATGGAACACGTTCGTCATGCCCGGACTTGATCCGGGCATCCATCAAGAAGAACAAGCATCTTGCGAGCAGGATGGATTGCCGGGTCAAGCCCGGCAATGACGACCGGGAGAAGCGTGGTGCGGATTGCCTTAGTCGGGATCTTGCTGGTTGCAGCGGTCGTTGGTGCCGGTCCAGCCCATGCCGCCGACGTCGGCGCCGGCAAGCAGAAGGCCGAACTGTGCATCGCCTGTCACGGCGAAGGCGGCATTTCGCAGATCGAGAATATTCCCTCGCTCGCCGGCCAGCCCGATCTGTTCATTCAGTGGCAGCTGGTTTTCTTTCGGGCCGGGACACGCAAGAACGCGCAGATGCAGCCGATCATCGAACAGCTCAGCAATGAGGATATCCGCAATCTCGGCGCTTATTTTGCGTCGCTCACCCCGCCCAAAGGGAAACCCGACGACAATCCGGATCTATCCCGCAAGGGCGCGCAGGCCGCCGCGGGGCGGCGCTGTGCCGCGTGCCACACCGAAAGCTATGCCGGGACCAAGGCGGTCGCCCGCGTCGCGGGCCAGCGCCAGGAATATCTCCTGAAGGCGCTGCACGACTACAAATCGGGCGTGCGGGCAGGCGGGGGCATGGCGGCGATGGCCGACGTCGCCTATTCCCTTAGCGAAGAGGAAATCGAGGCGTTGGCGCATTATCTCGCGCATTTGTAGGTTCGGGCATTTTTGTATTCGTCGTCCCGGACAAGTGAGCCAACGGGTCCGGCCTCTGGCCGGCCCGATGACAGGCTCCGCGAACGCGATCCGGGATCCATACCGCGTGATCTGTCGTTAGGGCACCATGTCGGACGTCTTCGGCCACAAACTACCGCCGCGGAGTATGGGTCCCGGCGTTCGCCGGGACGACGAGAGAGCGCCTCACCCGCGCTGCTTCTCATACACTTTGAGATGCGTGTAGGCGATGCGCAGCCGCGGCACCGGCACCTTGGCGGCATCGCCGCGCGCGATCAGGTCGCCGATCACGTGATCGGCCTCGACGGGCGCGCCGGCCTTGATGTCGCGAAACATCGACGCGGTGATCTGCGAGCCTTCGGCGGTCAGCAAGCCGCGCGTGCGCTGGAAGAACGGCCCGCTCGGCGCATGGCCCTCGGCTTCAGCAACCTCGCTGCATTCATCGAGCACGCCGAGGATGAAATCCTTGCCGCCGGGCGCCGCCAGGATATTGCCGACCGAGCTGCGCATCAGGCAGGTCGCGGCCGCAAGCGAGGCGAGGAATACCCATTTCTCCCACATCTCCTGCACGATATTTTCGCTGGCCACCGAACCGAACCGGCCGCTTGCCATCACCTCGGCGATGGCGCGGACCCGGTCCGACAGCTTGCCGTCGCGTTCGCCGAAATTCAGCGATTGCATCGGATTGAGCTGAACCACCTCGCGCGCCTCATTGAGCGTGGCGGCGATCGCGCAGAGCCCGCCGAGCACGTGCTCGCGGCCGAACCTGCCGTCGAGCACGTCGAGATGCAGCATGCCGTTGAGCAGCGGGATGATCGCGGTCTGCGGCCCGACCGCCGGCGCAAACGACGTGATGGCGTCGTCGAGGTCGAACGCCTTGCAGCTCAGCAATACGACGTCGAATTTTTCGTTGATATTGCCCGCCTGCACGGTCGGCGGATTCTTCAAGGTCACGTCGCCGTTCGGACTCTTGATCACGAGGCCGGCGGAGGCCAGTTCGGCGGCGCGCTTGGGGCGGACCAGGAACGTGACGTCGCGGCCGGCCTCGAGCATCCTGCCGCCGAAATATCCGCCGATGGCGCCGGCGCCGACCACGAGAATGCGCATTTGCTTGGCTTCCTTCTTATTGTTGTTGGGGGGCGAGTAGCGAATGGACCTTCCCTATTCGCTACTCGCCACTCCCGATTCGCTTAGTTACTTGCCCGCAATCAGTTCCTCGACCTCGCGCAACTGCTCCTTGCCGAAGAACATCTCCTTGCCGACGAAGAAGGTCGGCGAGCCGAAGGCGCCGCGCTCGACCGCTCCTTGCGTGTTCTCGATCAGCTTCGCCTTGACGTCAGGCTCCTGCGCGCGCGCGAACAGCTTTGCCGCATCGAGGCCGGACGCCGTGAGCGCCCTGATCGCCACTTCGGGGTCGTCCATCTTCTTGGGTTCGACCCACATGTGATGAAACGCCGCTTCGACATATTTCTCGAACACGCCCTCCAGCTGCGCAGCAACGGCAGCGCGCATCAGATTGAGGGTGTTGACCGGAAAGAACGGGTTCCAGACATAGGGCCTGACCTGAAAACGCTTCAGGAAGCGTTCGGTCTCCAGCGCGTTGAACTCGGGCTTGTTCCTGACGCCGGCAAGCGTTTCGGCGGGGGATCTGTTGTTGGTGGCCTTGAAGATGCCGCCGAGCAGGATCGGCACATATTCGAATTTCACGCCGGTCCGCTTTTCGATCGCCGGGATCGCCTCATGGCTGAGGAAAGCATTGGGGCTGCCGAAATCGAACAGGAATTGCGGGGCGGTCGGACTCAAGCGGCAGTCTCCCTGACACGACGGTTCTTATATGATCCCTGTCATTTCAACAGCCTAGCGGGTCGGATGTGCGGGATCAACCGGCGGCACCCTCCTGCGCTTCGTGCTCGAACGCTGCTGCGGCGAGCCGGCGCGCGTGATCGCGCACGTCGGCAGGCCAGGAGGCGGTCCAGGTCTGAAATCGCTCGGCGTCGCCTGCAAACAGCGCGCGCGCCACTTCCTCGTAATGCGGCTTGTTTTCCGCCATCGCGGCGATGAAGCGGTAAGCCGTCTCCTGCGCGTGCCTGATGCGGTCCTTGTCCCGGTTGGCGCGCCTGGCTTCATCGACCAGCCTGCGCAGCGCTACCGACGCGCCGCCATTTTGCTGCGCCAGCCATTCCCAGTGCCGCGGCAGCAGTGTGACTTCGCGCGCGACCACGCCGAGTTTGGGACGGCCGGGGCCGCGAGGTGCGGGCGGCGCGGCATCCTCTTCCCGGGCAGGCGCGTCAGCCGCCTTCGGCAATCGCGCCAGCACATCCTCGACCGAGCCGCGGAAATCGAGGTCGACCGGGCCGCTGCTGCCATCGAACACCAGCACCGACGCATCCTTGCGGCGGTCGAGCGTCTCTTTGGCCGCGCGGGCGACCTCACGGAGATCGCCGGACGCGATACAGCGGTCGCCATCGAAGGCGATGTAGGCAGGACCGGGTCCCGGGGTCATGACATGCTCCTCAATTCCAGACCATTTATTATCCGGGTAAATTGGTGTCGTCAATAACGTCCGGGTAATATGGTTCGTTTTGCGCATCTCGACTTTCCGGTGTGCGGCTGGCACGACCATGCACTGCCGCTGCAGATGCGCCGCGCCTCGGGAGAACCGCCATGCTCACCGTCCATCACCTCAACAACTCCAGATCGCAGCGCGTGCTGTGGTTGCTGGAAGAACTCGGCGTTCCCTACGAGATCGTCCGCTATCAGCGACAGCCGGACATGCGGGCGCCGGCGGAACTGCGCGCGATTCATCCGCTCGGCAAGTCGCCCGTCATTACCGACAGCGGCAACACCATCGCCGAGTCAGGCGCGATCGCCGAATACATCATCGACACCTATGGCGAGGGACGCCTGATTCCGCCGCCGAAGACGCCGGAGCGGTTGCGCTATACCTACTGGCTGCATTACGCCGAGGGCTCGGCGATGTCGCCGCTGCTGTTGAAGCTGCTGTTCACGCTGATGCCGAAGCGCGCGCCGGCGTTGCTGCGCCCGCTGGTGCGCAAGGTCTGCAATCAGGCGCTGACCACGCTGGTCAACCCGCAGCTCAAGCAGCACATGGCGTACTGGGAAGGCGAGCTCGGCAAAAGCGAATGGTTCGCCGGCAATGAATTCACCGCCGCCGACATCCAGATGAGCTTTCCGCTGGAAGCCGCCGCTGCGCGCGGCGGGCTCGAGCAGGGCCACCCCAGGTCGATGGCTTTTCTCGAACGCATTCACGCCCGGCCGGCTTACAAGC
The sequence above is drawn from the Bradyrhizobium sediminis genome and encodes:
- a CDS encoding Trm112 family protein, with translation MTTPSERLESTVDPKLLEILVCPLTKGPLEFDAAKQELISRSAKLAYPIRDGIPIMLPEEARKIE
- a CDS encoding TetR/AcrR family transcriptional regulator, translated to MTDQLSAKDWLDQGLKTLAKSGFTALKAEPLAKAMGVSRGSFYWHFADIAAYHAAILKYWREVSAEQIIASLEASAGDDDPLALLLRRTFSNKPAREKAIRSWAAIDPKARAAVQAIDRRRLDYVESLLKRSGLTDETARARAQILYWAFLGFALSDQPLPPAGQSAVLDELVRFALR
- a CDS encoding LON peptidase substrate-binding domain-containing protein — encoded protein: MPINAEYRGPGDLPEVIPVFPLPGALLLPRGQMPLNIFEPRYLAMVDDALRDGHRLIGMIQPDASHTYSEAKPVLFRVGCVGRITQLAESGDGRYILELTGIARFKVIEEMTVLTPYRQCKVDYFPYIDDFTARKGEEAVDREALLAVLTDFLKANNLKVDWEGVESAPNEALVNALAMMSPYGPPEKQAMLEAPDLKTRAEILIAVTEMDLAKKRTSGDTGLQ
- the trxA gene encoding thioredoxin codes for the protein MTIIEQGSGPAPQAAPDLIKETTTQTFVKDVIEESKRQPVLIDFWAPWCGPCRQLTPIIEKAVRAAKGKVKLVKMNIDEHPAIPGQMGIQSIPAVIAFVNGQPADGFMGAVPESQVTAFIDKLTKGMPGAGEPNIAEILKEAEAVLAEGDAATAAQIYAEVLAADATNIAALAGLAKCYVTTGAIEQARQTIAMVPESKRNEAAVKAVQASIDLAEQAKAVGPVTELEQKVAANPLDHQARFDLATALNASGQRAEATGQLLEIVKRDRKWNEDGARKQLVQFFEAWGPTDEATVEGRKRLSTVLFS
- a CDS encoding PQQ-dependent sugar dehydrogenase, whose translation is MKSAFNRSILALAAIAIVAGAGPASAQQKPLKKYESGTKEFWTHPPDDWFLGDENEAQRGLAPPSGPPTGASEAELAAMMKKIKLPAGFKIEVYASGVLAARQMAWGDKGTMFVGSFGLGNVYAITESGGKKTVKTVVKGLRMPTGLAFRDGALYVIDVDKLIRYDNAEANLDNLGAGKVVYDDMPPYMAHGWKYIAVDKDGWFYLPFGPPFNIGLPPTSVSQIRRVDPKTGNAELVALGVRNSVGGDVDPRSGKYWFTENARDWLSDDTPSDKLNMISKMGEHFGYPYCHQGDLPDPKFAMGHKCSEFTPPVLKLGAHVAPLGMKFYTGDQFPAEYKNNIFIAEHGSWNRHKYQGARIKRVIVGADGKNAKQEIFASGWLEGDQGYLGRPADIVLGKDGSMFVADDWAGAIYRISYSKK
- a CDS encoding c-type cytochrome; the encoded protein is MTTGRSVVRIALVGILLVAAVVGAGPAHAADVGAGKQKAELCIACHGEGGISQIENIPSLAGQPDLFIQWQLVFFRAGTRKNAQMQPIIEQLSNEDIRNLGAYFASLTPPKGKPDDNPDLSRKGAQAAAGRRCAACHTESYAGTKAVARVAGQRQEYLLKALHDYKSGVRAGGGMAAMADVAYSLSEEEIEALAHYLAHL
- the panE gene encoding 2-dehydropantoate 2-reductase; the protein is MRILVVGAGAIGGYFGGRMLEAGRDVTFLVRPKRAAELASAGLVIKSPNGDVTLKNPPTVQAGNINEKFDVVLLSCKAFDLDDAITSFAPAVGPQTAIIPLLNGMLHLDVLDGRFGREHVLGGLCAIAATLNEAREVVQLNPMQSLNFGERDGKLSDRVRAIAEVMASGRFGSVASENIVQEMWEKWVFLASLAAATCLMRSSVGNILAAPGGKDFILGVLDECSEVAEAEGHAPSGPFFQRTRGLLTAEGSQITASMFRDIKAGAPVEADHVIGDLIARGDAAKVPVPRLRIAYTHLKVYEKQRG
- a CDS encoding 2-hydroxychromene-2-carboxylate isomerase, with translation MSPTAPQFLFDFGSPNAFLSHEAIPAIEKRTGVKFEYVPILLGGIFKATNNRSPAETLAGVRNKPEFNALETERFLKRFQVRPYVWNPFFPVNTLNLMRAAVAAQLEGVFEKYVEAAFHHMWVEPKKMDDPEVAIRALTASGLDAAKLFARAQEPDVKAKLIENTQGAVERGAFGSPTFFVGKEMFFGKEQLREVEELIAGK
- a CDS encoding DUF2239 family protein, with the translated sequence MTPGPGPAYIAFDGDRCIASGDLREVARAAKETLDRRKDASVLVFDGSSGPVDLDFRGSVEDVLARLPKAADAPAREEDAAPPAPRGPGRPKLGVVAREVTLLPRHWEWLAQQNGGASVALRRLVDEARRANRDKDRIRHAQETAYRFIAAMAENKPHYEEVARALFAGDAERFQTWTASWPADVRDHARRLAAAAFEHEAQEGAAG
- a CDS encoding glutathione S-transferase family protein, translated to MLTVHHLNNSRSQRVLWLLEELGVPYEIVRYQRQPDMRAPAELRAIHPLGKSPVITDSGNTIAESGAIAEYIIDTYGEGRLIPPPKTPERLRYTYWLHYAEGSAMSPLLLKLLFTLMPKRAPALLRPLVRKVCNQALTTLVNPQLKQHMAYWEGELGKSEWFAGNEFTAADIQMSFPLEAAAARGGLEQGHPRSMAFLERIHARPAYKRALEKGGPYTVGRG